The following coding sequences lie in one Listeria ivanovii subsp. londoniensis genomic window:
- a CDS encoding SpaA isopeptide-forming pilin-related protein, with amino-acid sequence MKGRTKIRSNFKRISLIFLSMILLVNVIFQTNFVKAATNYGSELLKTVELQDADGNPKTDFGYYESVQIHYTWEIPNAAVVKAGDTMEFTLPEQLKIVTDLNFVLKDDEGNIVGNVVATKATGRVVVTFTDYVEKKSNIKGDLNFWSNWDKTIINGSEHVTVEFPVDGDYVTIPIDIGPKNQINPNETLYKYGWADEKNPALINWVVRLNYAKLSIDNAVYEDFIGPNQTLDFSSVKAYHGTFDADDNFTKGIQVPASAITQTSEGFKIAFGDLTDSVKISYYTIATDGGVSSNYANKGILSGDNYVPKTIEVLTPTSGGGGTGEGTTGSVELTKTDNTAQKKPLENAEFKLVNSAGTTIKEGIKTGADGKLTIADLKFDAYKLIETKAPVGYELDASPVEFTIDEAHQALFVSKENTPITGSVTLEKLDSETKAKLAGAEFELQDAQGSTLQTSLETNAAGTLTISDLTLGDYQLVETKAPIGYELDASPVKFTIDETHKTLNVSKENTPIKGSVTLEKLDSETKVKLAGAEFELQDAQGATLQASLETNEEGILTIVDLALGEYQLVETKAPIGYLLDATPVKFAITEETANLRLLVTKENTKIPETPIIPKIPKEPLKPAVPSNPKTPIEPLKPEIPGTPETPDEIVSADSLSAILPKTGDSPLVSGLGLLLVAISASGLIFLFREK; translated from the coding sequence ATGAAGGGGCGCACTAAAATAAGAAGTAATTTTAAGAGAATAAGTTTGATTTTTCTTAGTATGATTTTGCTTGTGAATGTGATATTTCAAACAAATTTTGTGAAAGCAGCAACTAATTATGGTTCCGAGCTTTTAAAAACAGTGGAGTTACAAGATGCAGATGGTAACCCGAAAACAGATTTTGGTTACTATGAAAGTGTTCAAATCCACTATACTTGGGAGATTCCAAATGCAGCAGTTGTGAAGGCTGGGGATACAATGGAATTTACGTTACCTGAACAATTGAAGATAGTAACAGATTTAAATTTCGTTTTAAAAGATGATGAAGGAAACATAGTAGGAAATGTGGTTGCGACGAAGGCAACAGGAAGAGTAGTAGTTACCTTTACAGATTATGTGGAGAAAAAGTCGAATATTAAAGGTGATCTCAATTTCTGGAGTAACTGGGATAAAACTATTATAAATGGTAGTGAACATGTCACTGTAGAATTTCCGGTAGATGGGGATTATGTGACTATTCCTATCGATATTGGTCCTAAAAATCAAATTAATCCAAATGAGACTTTATATAAATATGGTTGGGCAGATGAAAAAAATCCAGCACTTATCAATTGGGTTGTTCGCTTAAATTATGCGAAACTAAGTATTGATAATGCGGTATATGAAGATTTTATCGGACCAAATCAAACACTTGATTTTAGTTCTGTAAAAGCCTATCATGGAACGTTTGATGCGGACGATAATTTTACAAAAGGGATCCAAGTACCAGCATCGGCTATTACGCAGACGAGTGAGGGCTTCAAAATCGCATTTGGAGATTTAACGGATTCAGTGAAAATTTCCTATTATACAATTGCAACTGACGGTGGTGTATCGTCCAATTACGCCAATAAAGGGATACTTTCAGGCGATAATTATGTTCCAAAAACAATTGAAGTTTTAACACCAACATCTGGTGGTGGCGGAACTGGTGAAGGCACAACTGGCTCCGTGGAATTAACGAAAACAGACAATACAGCACAAAAAAAACCACTAGAAAATGCCGAGTTTAAATTAGTGAATTCAGCTGGAACTACGATAAAAGAAGGAATTAAGACCGGTGCGGATGGAAAACTTACGATTGCGGATTTGAAGTTTGATGCGTATAAATTAATCGAAACCAAAGCACCAGTGGGTTATGAGTTAGATGCAAGCCCGGTAGAATTTACAATTGACGAAGCACATCAGGCATTATTCGTATCTAAAGAAAATACCCCGATTACAGGTTCTGTGACACTTGAGAAACTAGACAGTGAAACAAAAGCAAAACTGGCTGGCGCGGAATTTGAATTGCAAGATGCGCAAGGCAGCACGTTACAGACTAGTTTAGAAACGAACGCGGCTGGAACACTAACTATTTCAGACTTAACGCTAGGGGATTATCAGTTAGTAGAAACAAAAGCGCCAATCGGTTATGAGCTAGATGCAAGTCCGGTAAAATTCACGATTGACGAAACGCATAAAACTCTGAACGTATCCAAAGAAAATACGCCAATCAAAGGTTCTGTGACACTTGAGAAACTAGACAGTGAAACAAAAGTAAAGCTGGCTGGCGCGGAATTTGAACTACAAGACGCGCAAGGAGCTACTTTGCAAGCTAGTCTCGAAACAAACGAAGAAGGAATCTTAACTATTGTGGATTTAGCACTTGGAGAGTATCAGCTAGTAGAAACAAAAGCTCCAATTGGTTATTTGTTAGATGCAACACCAGTGAAATTTGCAATCACAGAAGAAACAGCGAACCTCCGTTTACTTGTAACAAAAGAGAACACTAAAATACCAGAAACACCAATTATTCCAAAAATACCCAAAGAACCATTAAAACCAGCAGTCCCTAGTAACCCTAAAACACCAATAGAACCACTAAAACCAGAAATACCAGGTACCCCAGAAACCCCCGATGAAATTGTAAGTGCAGATAGTTTATCAGCTATATTACCAAAAACAGGAGATTCCCCTCTTGTTAGCGGATTAGGATTGCTATTAGTTGCGATTTCAGCAAGCGGGTTAATCTTCTTATTTAGAGAAAAATAA
- a CDS encoding STAS domain-containing protein, whose protein sequence is MNESNGSMELYLRAHTEEIITNWLSKIYENENTYTSFVYSPRYKDELRADSEQTADLIISYFAGKKAFFAKLDKWLDNMYARRMENEVPLPEVITTLDKLRREFLSAVSDFCIENDEVTKCDFSSSMAMVNHGFDRINEAFSAMYYRDIVQHLESQHRLIEEISTPVISITDNLAILPLMGRVDRERAEKISEITANKCVKLGVEQLCIDLSGISYFDDALGEMLNNLVTVLKLLGVEAFISGIQPKMAQQINRVDLNLSIPAYHSLKAVLQDKTRTK, encoded by the coding sequence ATGAATGAATCAAATGGAAGTATGGAACTTTATTTAAGGGCACATACCGAAGAAATTATAACTAATTGGCTATCCAAAATCTATGAAAATGAAAACACCTACACGAGCTTTGTTTATTCTCCTCGCTATAAAGATGAACTACGCGCTGATAGCGAACAAACAGCCGACCTAATCATTTCCTATTTTGCTGGTAAAAAAGCTTTTTTTGCTAAGCTTGATAAATGGCTTGATAACATGTACGCCCGACGCATGGAAAATGAAGTGCCACTTCCAGAAGTAATCACCACACTGGACAAACTTCGCCGCGAATTTTTATCTGCTGTTTCTGATTTTTGCATTGAAAATGATGAAGTAACCAAATGTGATTTTTCTTCCAGTATGGCAATGGTTAACCACGGTTTCGACCGAATCAATGAAGCTTTCTCAGCAATGTATTACCGTGATATTGTTCAACATTTAGAATCACAACACCGCTTAATAGAAGAAATTAGCACACCCGTCATTTCGATTACTGACAATTTAGCCATCCTTCCTCTTATGGGACGCGTCGACCGAGAAAGAGCTGAAAAAATTTCCGAGATTACAGCTAATAAATGTGTCAAACTCGGTGTAGAACAACTTTGCATTGATTTATCGGGTATATCTTACTTTGATGATGCCCTTGGAGAAATGCTTAATAACTTAGTGACGGTACTCAAGCTTCTTGGAGTTGAAGCATTCATTTCCGGTATCCAACCAAAAATGGCCCAACAAATTAATCGTGTGGATTTAAACTTATCAATTCCAGCCTATCATTCTTTAAAAGCTGTTTTACAAGATAAAACTAGAACCAAATAA
- the holB gene encoding DNA polymerase III subunit delta', with product MGLQDELTVMQPVVMEIFSKSVRENRLSHGYLLEGASGTGKKRTSLWLAQSLFCLEPTETELACGECANCTRIASHNHPDVHLLEPDGASIKIDQVRALKQDLSKRGMESDRKVVIIYDAEKMTVQSANSLLKFIEEPEGGLLLLFLTTNPGQILPTIQSRLQPVTFKSLTFDSLVASLTRIGISEQKARIYASITGSTERAKNFEEDEWFGEARSAVVKLYEGLHHQGTSPLIIIQESWMPLFKEKDKMALGLELLLLLYRDRLHLTLDGNYEPICTAQKEMLAQDALRKSLSETTGEIEKILAAKSKLASNMNVQLLMEQLVLEIQGR from the coding sequence GTGGGATTACAGGATGAACTTACAGTGATGCAACCAGTGGTCATGGAGATTTTTTCAAAAAGTGTCCGCGAAAATCGGTTATCGCATGGTTATTTATTAGAAGGAGCAAGTGGCACAGGAAAAAAACGTACGTCACTTTGGTTAGCTCAAAGTCTTTTTTGTTTAGAGCCTACTGAAACAGAACTTGCGTGCGGGGAATGTGCGAATTGTACTAGAATAGCCAGTCATAATCATCCGGATGTTCATTTACTAGAGCCAGATGGTGCTAGTATCAAAATCGATCAAGTCCGTGCGTTAAAGCAAGATCTAAGTAAACGCGGGATGGAATCTGATCGAAAAGTCGTTATCATTTACGATGCAGAAAAAATGACTGTTCAATCGGCCAATAGTCTGCTGAAATTTATAGAAGAACCAGAGGGCGGTTTGTTATTATTGTTTTTAACAACAAACCCGGGACAAATCTTGCCAACTATTCAATCAAGGTTACAACCAGTGACATTTAAATCACTAACATTTGATAGCCTTGTAGCTTCTTTAACACGCATTGGTATTTCCGAACAAAAAGCACGGATTTATGCTAGTATTACAGGGAGTACAGAGCGGGCAAAGAATTTTGAAGAAGATGAGTGGTTTGGAGAAGCAAGAAGTGCGGTAGTCAAATTATATGAAGGATTGCATCATCAAGGAACTAGTCCGTTAATTATCATCCAAGAATCATGGATGCCGCTTTTTAAAGAGAAAGATAAGATGGCACTCGGTCTTGAGTTGTTATTACTACTATACCGAGACAGACTGCACCTTACACTTGATGGAAACTACGAACCAATTTGCACAGCGCAAAAAGAAATGCTCGCGCAAGATGCTTTGCGCAAATCGTTGTCTGAAACCACAGGGGAAATCGAGAAGATTCTCGCTGCGAAATCAAAGCTAGCTTCCAATATGAATGTGCAACTTCTAATGGAACAACTAGTTCTTGAAATTCAAGGGAGGTAA
- a CDS encoding stage 0 sporulation family protein, translating to MLKIVGVRFKDVGKIYYFSPGELEITENQGVIVENAQGIEFGKTVIEPRYVDEEDVVLPLKKVLRVATEADYKCVAENGDSCQKAFLLCDEKIRERELEMSLVDVDYTFDRNKIIFYFTAEGRVDFRELVKDLASVFRTRIELRQIGVRDEAKLLGGIGPCGRMLCCSTFLGDFEPVSIKMAKDQNLSLNPTKISGLCGRLMCCLKYENDEYEQAKREMPDVGVKVKTPEGAEARVSGINLLSRILQVSLPEEETVIEYELDELRPFNDFLKQPAKS from the coding sequence ATGCTTAAAATTGTAGGCGTCCGTTTTAAAGACGTTGGTAAAATATATTATTTTTCACCTGGAGAACTGGAAATCACAGAAAACCAAGGTGTTATTGTGGAAAATGCACAGGGAATTGAATTTGGGAAAACCGTCATCGAGCCGCGTTATGTGGACGAAGAAGACGTTGTATTACCTTTAAAGAAAGTGCTTCGAGTAGCGACAGAGGCAGATTATAAGTGTGTAGCTGAAAATGGCGATTCTTGTCAGAAAGCCTTTTTATTATGTGACGAAAAAATTCGCGAGCGTGAACTAGAAATGAGCTTGGTGGATGTTGATTACACTTTTGACCGTAATAAAATTATTTTTTACTTTACCGCAGAAGGACGCGTGGATTTTCGGGAGCTTGTGAAAGATTTAGCTTCTGTTTTTCGGACACGTATTGAGCTTCGACAAATTGGAGTTCGTGATGAAGCGAAGTTACTTGGTGGAATCGGTCCATGTGGTCGAATGCTTTGCTGTTCGACGTTCCTTGGTGATTTCGAACCAGTATCCATCAAAATGGCGAAAGACCAAAATTTGTCCCTTAATCCAACAAAAATTTCGGGATTATGTGGACGTTTAATGTGCTGCTTGAAGTACGAAAACGATGAATATGAGCAAGCTAAACGTGAAATGCCAGATGTTGGTGTGAAAGTGAAAACTCCAGAAGGCGCAGAAGCACGTGTTTCGGGAATCAACTTACTTTCTAGAATCTTACAAGTAAGTTTGCCCGAAGAAGAGACGGTTATAGAATACGAATTGGATGAATTACGTCCATTTAACGATTTTCTAAAACAACCGGCAAAGTCTTGA
- the yabA gene encoding DNA replication initiation control protein YabA has translation MDKKAIFDSVSNMEEQIGELYQQLGDLKTNLGEMLEENNRLNLENEHLRRRLSLTDEVSSEKKEEAVHGVMAPNRKEAMQQMIELGEGYDNLVQLYREGFHVCNVHFGSPRGNDEDCLFCLSLLNKK, from the coding sequence TTGGATAAAAAAGCTATTTTTGACTCAGTCAGTAATATGGAGGAGCAAATTGGCGAATTGTATCAGCAACTTGGAGATCTAAAGACAAACTTAGGTGAAATGTTGGAAGAAAATAACCGGTTAAATCTTGAGAATGAGCATTTGCGACGTAGGCTTTCTTTGACAGATGAAGTATCTTCTGAAAAAAAAGAAGAGGCGGTTCATGGAGTAATGGCGCCGAATCGTAAAGAAGCAATGCAACAAATGATTGAACTCGGGGAAGGTTATGATAATCTTGTCCAACTATACAGAGAAGGATTTCATGTCTGCAATGTGCATTTCGGCAGTCCGCGCGGCAATGATGAAGATTGTTTATTTTGCCTGTCCTTACTAAATAAAAAATAA
- a CDS encoding tRNA1(Val) (adenine(37)-N6)-methyltransferase: MEKLKLIGDERLDYLLAENLRIIQSPSVFSFSIDAVLLAKFSYLPIRKGKIIDLCSGNGIIPLLLSTRTEAQIIGVEIQPRLADMAKRSVVYNELESQIEMMEYDLKKITEIIPKERADIVTCNPPYFAGPATSLKNENEHYRIARHEVMCTLEDTIRVASNLLKQGGKANFVHRPERLLDILDLMRKYRLEPKRIQMVHPRLDREANTVLVEGIKDGKPGVKYIPPVIVYDETGEYTPVIKEILYGESE, from the coding sequence TTGGAAAAACTCAAATTAATAGGTGATGAAAGACTAGATTACCTGCTCGCAGAAAATTTGCGAATTATTCAAAGTCCGTCTGTCTTTTCTTTTTCAATCGATGCGGTTCTCTTGGCGAAATTCAGCTATTTACCAATTCGTAAAGGGAAAATAATTGATTTATGTAGTGGAAATGGGATTATTCCGTTGTTACTAAGCACCCGGACAGAAGCGCAAATCATCGGCGTAGAAATTCAGCCACGCCTTGCTGATATGGCGAAACGAAGCGTAGTTTACAATGAGCTCGAAAGTCAGATTGAGATGATGGAATATGATTTGAAAAAAATTACCGAAATCATTCCCAAAGAACGTGCCGATATTGTCACTTGTAATCCGCCATATTTTGCAGGCCCAGCGACAAGTTTGAAAAATGAAAATGAACATTACCGAATTGCCCGCCATGAAGTCATGTGTACGTTAGAAGACACGATTCGCGTTGCTTCAAACCTTTTAAAACAAGGTGGAAAGGCCAATTTTGTTCATCGTCCCGAACGTCTGCTTGATATTCTTGATTTAATGAGAAAGTACCGTTTAGAGCCAAAACGGATTCAAATGGTGCATCCGCGTTTGGACCGAGAAGCAAATACCGTGCTTGTCGAAGGAATTAAAGATGGTAAACCCGGCGTGAAATATATCCCACCAGTTATCGTCTATGATGAAACCGGCGAATATACCCCAGTAATAAAGGAGATTTTATATGGCGAAAGCGAGTGA
- a CDS encoding GIY-YIG nuclease family protein — translation MAKASEHFFYVLKCSDNSYYGGYTTDVARREAEHNAGIRCKYTKTRRPVKVIHFEKFATRSEATKAEAAFKKLSRKNKDAYLEREEENE, via the coding sequence ATGGCGAAAGCGAGTGAACATTTCTTTTATGTGCTAAAATGTAGTGATAATTCTTATTATGGTGGTTATACGACAGATGTTGCGCGCCGAGAAGCGGAACATAATGCTGGAATCAGATGTAAATATACCAAAACACGGCGCCCAGTAAAAGTGATCCATTTTGAAAAATTTGCAACGAGAAGCGAGGCGACAAAAGCAGAAGCAGCTTTTAAAAAATTGTCTCGCAAAAATAAAGATGCCTATTTAGAGCGAGAGGAGGAGAATGAATGA
- the rsmI gene encoding 16S rRNA (cytidine(1402)-2'-O)-methyltransferase: MIKSQKSFSGVRAGALYLVPTPIGNLEDMTFRAINMLKEADIIAAEDTRNTVKLLNHFEIMTRMTSYHQFTKENKEENIIERMLSGEVVALVSDAGMPSISDPGYELVQSALNADIPVIPLPGANAALTALIASGLAPQPFYFYGFLPRQNKERTQAIEKLAAREETWILYESPHRLKETLKAISKITGNDRKIVLCRELTKRFEEFLRGTVEEALNWATDEEVRGEFCIIIEGNDNPPLVEETLWWQELDIKTHVSMVMEQENGSSKDAIKTVMKARNLPKREVYAAYHEIK; this comes from the coding sequence ATGATTAAAAGTCAAAAAAGTTTCAGCGGGGTTAGGGCGGGAGCGCTCTATTTAGTGCCAACGCCAATTGGAAACCTAGAGGATATGACTTTTCGCGCGATTAACATGTTAAAAGAAGCTGATATTATCGCCGCGGAAGATACTAGAAATACCGTGAAGCTTTTAAACCATTTTGAAATTATGACCCGAATGACAAGTTATCATCAGTTCACGAAAGAAAATAAAGAGGAAAATATTATTGAGCGGATGTTGAGCGGAGAGGTTGTTGCGCTTGTAAGCGACGCGGGAATGCCTTCGATTTCTGATCCGGGCTATGAACTCGTCCAAAGTGCGCTAAATGCGGATATTCCAGTCATTCCACTTCCTGGAGCGAACGCGGCTTTGACAGCATTAATCGCCTCAGGTCTGGCGCCTCAACCGTTTTATTTTTACGGCTTTTTACCACGCCAAAACAAGGAACGCACACAAGCAATCGAAAAACTCGCAGCTCGCGAAGAAACATGGATTTTATATGAATCGCCACACCGTTTGAAAGAAACGTTAAAAGCTATCAGTAAAATTACCGGAAATGACCGTAAAATTGTTTTATGCCGCGAATTAACAAAACGATTTGAAGAATTTTTGCGTGGTACAGTAGAAGAAGCGCTCAACTGGGCGACAGATGAAGAAGTACGCGGCGAATTTTGTATTATAATAGAAGGAAACGACAATCCGCCACTTGTAGAAGAAACACTTTGGTGGCAAGAATTAGATATTAAAACCCACGTCAGCATGGTAATGGAACAAGAAAATGGTAGTTCTAAAGATGCGATTAAAACTGTCATGAAAGCGAGAAATTTACCAAAGCGCGAAGTATATGCGGCTTATCATGAAATAAAATAA
- a CDS encoding AbrB/MazE/SpoVT family DNA-binding domain-containing protein: MKSTGMVRKIDELGRVVIPIEIRRTMNLNVKDPLEIFIDDEAIILKKYSAGLVCDVTGEFSVDNKKFVDGKLTLSKEGAAELMEEIKRRFGDSL; this comes from the coding sequence ATGAAATCAACTGGAATGGTAAGAAAAATCGATGAGCTTGGCCGCGTTGTGATTCCGATTGAAATCAGACGCACCATGAATTTAAATGTAAAAGACCCACTAGAAATCTTTATTGATGATGAAGCAATTATTTTAAAGAAATATTCTGCTGGATTGGTGTGTGATGTTACTGGAGAGTTTTCTGTCGATAATAAAAAATTTGTGGATGGCAAATTGACGCTCAGTAAAGAAGGCGCCGCAGAGTTGATGGAAGAGATTAAACGACGGTTTGGTGATTCGTTGTAA
- a CDS encoding GRP family sugar transporter has product MNIVIALIPAVMWGIMPLVVSKIGGKPRQQIIGTTFGALLFAIGVFIFTNPEYTTTILIASFVSGAFWSLGQMNQFRAFTQVGVSKTMPLSTGMQLVGTSLFGVFAFHEWGTTSKLVIGFSALALIIFGIFLTSYQQHKDENSGQNMKKGLITLVISSVGYVGYVVITQWFNISGWDAILPQAVGMVVAGLLFSIKSSEKRFTKQTWLNMIPGVMWATGNLALLFSNKLVGIATGFSLSQMGVVISTIGGILFLGEKKTKKELVLVIIGVILVIIGGTMIGIAKS; this is encoded by the coding sequence ATGAATATAGTTATTGCATTAATTCCAGCAGTTATGTGGGGGATTATGCCACTAGTTGTTTCAAAAATTGGCGGAAAACCACGGCAACAAATTATCGGAACAACTTTTGGCGCATTGCTTTTCGCAATCGGCGTTTTTATTTTTACAAATCCAGAATACACAACAACGATTTTAATTGCTAGTTTTGTTTCGGGGGCATTTTGGAGTTTAGGTCAGATGAATCAATTCCGTGCCTTCACCCAAGTTGGTGTATCAAAAACAATGCCGCTTTCGACGGGGATGCAATTAGTTGGAACATCACTTTTTGGGGTTTTTGCTTTTCATGAGTGGGGCACAACATCGAAATTAGTTATTGGATTTTCAGCATTAGCACTTATTATTTTTGGGATATTTTTAACAAGTTATCAACAACATAAAGATGAAAATTCCGGACAAAATATGAAAAAAGGACTTATTACTCTAGTTATTTCATCCGTTGGTTATGTTGGATATGTTGTGATTACGCAATGGTTTAATATTAGTGGTTGGGACGCAATTTTACCGCAAGCAGTGGGGATGGTTGTCGCTGGGCTATTATTTTCCATTAAATCATCTGAAAAACGGTTTACAAAGCAAACTTGGCTAAATATGATTCCGGGTGTTATGTGGGCTACCGGTAACTTAGCGCTATTATTCTCTAATAAATTAGTCGGAATCGCAACTGGATTTTCGCTTTCTCAAATGGGCGTGGTTATTTCGACCATTGGGGGCATTCTTTTCCTAGGTGAGAAAAAGACGAAGAAAGAGTTGGTTCTTGTTATTATCGGTGTTATTTTAGTAATTATCGGTGGAACAATGATTGGAATTGCCAAAAGTTAA
- a CDS encoding GRP family sugar transporter encodes MNIMIALIPALLWGTVPLLITKFGGSTRQQTMGMTLGALIFAVIVFFFTDPVYTLKTVGISFLTGCLWSVGQMFQLRAFKIIGVSKAMPISTGMQLVGTTLCGVILFHEWDTTLRIILGFIALTLIVGGIFLTSYAEKEEDGSNALKQGLMTLLISSAGYVGLVVLIQGFKIDGINAILPQAIGMVLSALIMTSSGGTEKRINKRTLLLVIPGIIWAAGNVAMVHANQLVGVATGFSLSQLGVVISTIGGIVLLKEKKTRKEMIYVIVGVVLVVLGGILIGVAKGFN; translated from the coding sequence TTGAATATAATGATTGCGCTGATTCCTGCGTTACTTTGGGGAACAGTACCGCTACTTATTACTAAGTTCGGCGGTTCAACAAGGCAACAAACAATGGGAATGACACTTGGGGCGTTAATTTTTGCAGTAATCGTTTTTTTCTTTACAGACCCGGTTTATACACTCAAAACAGTCGGCATTAGTTTTTTGACAGGGTGTTTATGGAGCGTTGGACAGATGTTTCAATTACGTGCTTTTAAAATAATTGGTGTATCGAAAGCGATGCCGATTTCGACAGGGATGCAGTTAGTTGGAACGACGCTTTGTGGTGTTATTTTATTTCATGAATGGGATACAACATTACGAATTATACTTGGTTTTATTGCTCTAACACTTATTGTAGGCGGAATATTCCTTACTTCTTACGCAGAAAAAGAAGAAGATGGATCAAATGCATTAAAACAAGGCTTAATGACTTTATTGATTTCATCAGCGGGTTATGTGGGGCTAGTTGTGCTCATTCAAGGCTTTAAAATTGATGGCATTAATGCGATTTTACCACAAGCAATTGGGATGGTTTTAAGTGCGCTAATTATGACAAGTAGCGGCGGAACTGAAAAACGAATCAATAAACGGACACTGCTGTTAGTTATTCCAGGGATCATTTGGGCGGCAGGTAATGTTGCGATGGTACATGCTAATCAACTTGTGGGAGTGGCAACTGGCTTTTCGCTCTCACAATTAGGGGTGGTAATTTCAACTATTGGTGGTATTGTACTACTAAAAGAAAAGAAAACAAGAAAAGAAATGATATATGTCATTGTAGGCGTTGTTTTGGTTGTTCTTGGCGGAATCTTAATCGGTGTAGCAAAAGGGTTTAATTAA